From a single Papaver somniferum cultivar HN1 unplaced genomic scaffold, ASM357369v1 unplaced-scaffold_133, whole genome shotgun sequence genomic region:
- the LOC113333602 gene encoding uncharacterized protein LOC113333602 — MAMLSAICLPGGVAEANGSEGTRTRWVVNFGYQGYEDFNFILHDNEKYSTQPLDNVESNLFSNKIIDLDLNDLGSTGCPFTWSNKKSGPALTEQRLDKGLATESWMLMYPNSTITNLLAIGSDHHPILLNTNLTWSTGKIPFKFFGPWLDHKDCKDIIAEC; from the exons ATGGCTATGTTGTCAGCAATTTGTCTTCCAG gtggtgttgcagaggctaATGGGTCTGAAGGGACTAGGACAAGATGGGTTGTAAATTTTGGGTATCAAGGATATGAAG ATTTCAACTTCATTTTGCATGATAATGAAAAGTACAGTACCCAACCTCTTGACAATGTTGAATCAAATCTCTTTAGTAACAAAATCATTGATTTGGATCTGAATGATTTAGGCAGTACAGGCTGCCCTTTCACTTGGTCTAATAAGAAGAGTGGTCCTGCTCTTACTGAGCAGAGACTGGATAAAGGACTTGCCACTGAATCCTGGATGCTCATGTATCCAAATTCCACTATCACTAATCTTCTAGCTATTGGCTCTGACCATCACCCTATTCTTCTTAACACTAATCTTACTTGGTCCACTGGTAAAatccctttcaaattctttggtccttGGCTGGATCATAAGGATTGTAAGGACATCATTGCTGAATGCTGA